The following coding sequences lie in one Xanthomonas hyacinthi genomic window:
- the nusG gene encoding transcription termination/antitermination protein NusG has product MKRWYVVHAYSGFEKSVAQTLRDRIVRDEMQERFGDVLVPTEEVIEMRSGQKRRSERKFFPGYVLVQIETHEEAGIPRIDNESWHLVKETPKVMGFIGGTADRPLPIRDEEADAILQRVQDGVEKPRPKVLFEPGQMVRVTDGPFNDFNGVVEEVNYEKSRLRVAVLIFGRSTPVELEFGQVEKA; this is encoded by the coding sequence GTGAAGCGTTGGTATGTCGTTCACGCCTATTCAGGCTTCGAGAAGTCCGTGGCCCAAACGCTGCGCGACCGCATTGTGCGTGACGAGATGCAGGAGCGCTTCGGCGACGTGCTGGTGCCGACCGAGGAAGTGATCGAGATGCGCTCCGGCCAGAAGCGCCGTTCCGAGCGCAAGTTCTTCCCGGGCTACGTGCTGGTGCAGATCGAGACCCACGAAGAAGCCGGCATCCCGCGCATCGACAACGAAAGCTGGCATCTGGTCAAGGAAACCCCGAAGGTGATGGGCTTCATCGGCGGCACCGCCGACCGTCCGCTGCCGATCCGCGACGAAGAGGCCGATGCGATCCTGCAGCGCGTTCAGGATGGCGTGGAAAAGCCGCGTCCGAAGGTGCTGTTCGAGCCGGGCCAGATGGTCCGCGTCACCGACGGCCCGTTCAACGACTTCAACGGCGTGGTCGAGGAAGTCAACTACGAGAAGAGCCGCCTGCGCGTGGCGGTGCTGATCTTCGGCCGCTCCACCCCGGTGGAGCTGGAATTCGGCCAGGTCGAGAAGGCCTGA
- the secE gene encoding preprotein translocase subunit SecE gives MNSKIEHSKGTTASSGGDIVKYVIAALLVVAGLFVWFWFGEPSRATQLGGWSGPLRGLAVIAGLVAGAAVFLLTAKGREAREFVSESRFELRKVVWPTRQEAIRTTWVVIVVVIILSLLLGGFDFLIQKLMQWFVSR, from the coding sequence ATGAACAGCAAGATCGAACATTCCAAAGGCACCACCGCTTCCTCCGGTGGCGATATCGTCAAGTACGTCATCGCTGCATTGCTGGTGGTTGCGGGCCTGTTTGTCTGGTTCTGGTTCGGCGAACCGAGTCGTGCGACGCAGCTGGGGGGCTGGTCCGGTCCGTTGCGTGGGCTGGCGGTCATCGCCGGCCTGGTCGCGGGCGCTGCGGTGTTCCTGCTGACCGCCAAGGGGCGCGAAGCCCGCGAGTTCGTGTCCGAGTCCCGGTTCGAGCTGCGCAAGGTGGTCTGGCCGACCCGTCAGGAAGCGATCCGCACCACCTGGGTCGTGATCGTGGTGGTGATCATTCTGAGTCTGCTGCTGGGTGGCTTCGATTTCCTGATCCAGAAGCTGATGCAGTGGTTCGTGAGTCGTTGA